In Lathyrus oleraceus cultivar Zhongwan6 chromosome 2, CAAS_Psat_ZW6_1.0, whole genome shotgun sequence, the DNA window CTagtcattttttattttcaaaatttgacaaaaacATATATGTTTCCGGGAATTTTATTTCGCGCTGATGATTgtggtgcattcattttaattttctgGGTATTTTTGCACCCagtttttattcattttttatccatTTATTTCCGTTTACTAGTCAAAATAATCGGGATAATTATTTAGAATTAATCACATTTTTAGTTTAAATTTTGGTTGTATcgtttatttttaatttatttttgaaattccacttaataatttaaatttgttaaagaaaatcaagaaaaaataGGAAAATATCTCTCTTCCTTCACTAGCATAAGGCCACGTGCCCATTTGCCTTTGGTTATGGGGAGAATGTTCAAAATACATTTGGATAAGAGAGTATGTCGTGTGATGACAACTAGCAATATAATTCATTCATCTCTCTCCCTCATTTTTCGGACAACTCACCATTTTTCATTTGATACCCAACGTTTTTTAGCTAGAAAAGAAGAGACTCACAATTCGAAAAAAGTAGATTCCTCTCACTCATGTGGGGACCCCAACGTCTCTCTTTTGTGGGACAAAGAGTGAAAGGATCATAAAAAACAAAAGGAGGAGACGGGTGTAAAATACATTGAAAAAGAGGAAGCTTTggataaaagaaaaaaatatgagataatatatattaaaaaaagaGACTTCTCTCTCGGATAAGGAAGAAAATGATTTCAGAACATTGTCCTTTTTCTTCATCAGAGCATCATCACCAATATCCTTCCCACTAACCACCATAAAACTGTGCATGGACCACTCACATAAGAGGACCTTCTACTCTCCATTTGTATATTTTTTATCTTCTCTCACTAAGATATCTTCAACAAACCTCACAAAATATAAACACACCTTCTTCCTCCCTGAAGCAAACAGTTTCTAACGGCTCCACCACCACCACCCAACTCCGATAAACACCAATCGCACCCACCTCTCTTCCTCCATCCCTCAACGACCTCCTCCGCAGTCGTGATTCCAAACCCACCATTAAAACTCATCCACTCCTTCTTCTTCCCTCCGTCTTCACCATTTCTGCACAACACCACGAAACATACTCCCTTAACAAACATATTGCACCTTTAACCTGCAAGATATTCACCATCACCATGGGTTGTTACACCTGGATATGCTAACTATCAAAGCCATTTATCAGTTTCAAATGTAATCTCGACATCTCAAAGCAACAACTTTTGCTACACCACTTTGTTGAGATTTTGGTGCCAATTCGGTAATTTCCATTTTGATTTTTTTGTGTCTGATGGTTGTTAGATTGTTTTTTTCATTTACATGTGCTTTGTATTGTATTTggttttgtttgttgtatgtttACATCTTGGTTGTTTGAAAcgttcatgaagaagatgaacagtggTTGTGTTCATGGAAGCATGCTATACTGAATTCACGTTCATTTTTTTCCATATATTTCTGTTTTTTCCCTCTTATATATCAGTCAATGTCCTTGTTTTACACGATGAGGTTAGTGGTTGAGTTGGTTAAGGCTCTGGTCTCCCAACTCCCTTGACCTAGTTTCGATACCTGCAGGATACATTTTCTTTTTTGGGGTTTCTGAGTTTGATTTCATTTGTTCCATTATTCTCGTTTCTTTCCTTATATGTTATTGGTGCCATGTTTTGACAGATTGGGTTCATTGGTTGAGTTGGTTAAGGTTTTGGTCTCTCAATTCCCATGACCTTGGTTTGACCCTATTTATCGGCTTTGATATAATTTTGCTTTGCCATACGAATTAAACCTCACTTTATGACTTCATTCGGTTGAGTGCTTGAGTTCATTCCCATTCCATTCCAAATTGCAATGATACGCTTCATGTTAGCATTTCCTTCAATTCATGATAACATACAATGATCCAACATCTTTGTTGTTTAAATCGAATTTGAAGTCAACTTCCATTTGCCTTGCATGTTCTTGCGTTATGTGACATCTATTCACATCCTCGCATCATGATTTTAATATGTGCATGcttcattttatttttttcgaTTTGATTAAGATGAACGTGTGGTGTGCATATGACGTTGTGTTGTGCATATGAAGTTGTGTTGTGCATATGACGTTGTGTTGATATCTCCAATTtacatggcttactcttgggccttcttacaatgagatcATTTCCTCGTGTAAGTACACTCATTTACTTGCGTTTTTTAATTGGGTTTCGATTTAATCGTTTCATTATCTTGTATCCTCATTCGACAAATGCACCCCCATTCCTATGACGTGTAATAATtttatctcttttattttttattgctttttgttTAGGTAGTTCttaacacaagaataaaatcaaccatttctcataaaagaaaaaaaaaaaaaactcaatcCAACATTGAGTATTTTCTCAAAGACATCTCCATCATTTGCAAACCTTCCATTTCAACCATTTCTACCATTCCAAATCTCTCCAACCAGTCTATCAAATCATTTTTGAAATCGCTAATCAAAAGTctgatccaacgtcaagtcgttttcacaataaataaaaaatacttaattcttatcaaacacttttcaataaagatggaaacggaacatggtggataccacgagTTCCTGAGACTAAGATTCGAGATGAATATCTTGCCcatcctagctctcgccatcatccaaaacTGTCATtgcggtttcttcaaaccttTTCTCAATCAATCTTAAAAACACCTAAAAATATCAAACTCTTTTGCAAGTAAGATGGAAACGGAATGTGGTGGATACCACGAACTCCggaggctaggattcgagatggatatctcgctcatccaagttctcgccattactcaaagCACATCTAACCAATCAAACTATTTTCTCGCCGTCGTTTGATTGATCCACAAACCCTTTTTGTAATCAAAAGGTATCTTGTCTCAGGACGACGCAAAAAAAAAGTTTCGTCCACTTGAACGTGAGAGTAAGCTAGTGATGTTGCCAACGAATGctgatttgtaaatccattcgacCGTGATACAAAAGTtcccttctccacttgttttgggtagccaacaatgttttcgtcgattgaCGCAAAGTAGCTTCCgttaaaatcaaccaacaaacaaacattttcttcccagaactacataagccttgagttctctattgcacccggaaatacgtaggagcatgatttgtaaatcttgtcaggcacattaataaaaaatccaaaaacattttctcttCTCTTTTGTTTCAATTCTTATTTCCCTCTTAATAACTCTAGAATCCTGAaatttctaagctaacactaatACAAATAACTAAACTAAAGGTTCTCatgagtacaacggacgtgaggggtgttgataccttccccttgcgtaatcgacttccgaaccctgatttggttgtgacgacaaatatcattgtcgttctttcttgggttttatcaatattttctatttcctttttagcaataaataaagttcgatggcgactctgtttagtccatccCGCGAGCGTACGATTGCACTTCGTaaagtcgtgttctcatttttcgaggtgcgacaacCTATTTAGAGGAACATAACACTTAATTATAACACATATCTCTTGCAAATGCTTAGGTAATATGAACCATCATAACTTTCAAATACTAAATTGATTTTTATGGCACACGGTGGACTACAAACTACAAATAATTTGGCGAGCATATCATTTTCTCCTTATAAACCTCAAGTTGGATTGATTATGAACCATCATCATAAGATTATCACATATATTcaaacaatttttaaaaaatttcaaagctcataaaaaattttgattttaaatttttttaatctCAAAACATAAAATAGAAAGTTATACTTAAATAATCATCTAGtcaaaatttcaaattatttgTCACTTGGAACATAATACTTCAATAAGGATAACAAAAAATTATTTTGCATTGTACCCCTAAACAGAGCCACGTTATTTTACATTTCTTCATcaaaaatgaaaataagaaaaCTTAGTTGACACTTATCATATACTATTGTTAGAATTTGGATCAAACTCTATTCTCGACaagggtagcttcttggttcgacaaaGATTTAGCATGTAGTCAAAGTTTGTTCACATGCTGATCATGCATGTTGTAGTCGATGTTTGCTCAAGTATGCAGTGGTCAAAATTCTAGGTTATTTAGCATGTCGAATTAGGCCTTTTGTTTAAGCCCAATTTTTTAAGTTAGATTGTAGTTAAAGTTAGCTTAGtagtctataaacataatagcTCTCTCAGGTAGTTGAGAGAGGCTGGTTGTTGATATTCACTTGTAATCTTTGAACCCTAATGAGAAAATAAATAGTAAAACAGTTATAACCAATTCAgatttttttcttcttcttcttcatctctctctcactctctctctctctcactcatAAAACCTAATAGAGTTTCTTGTGTTTGTTCATGAAACTCAATCTTTATCTCATATTTTGGTTTTTTCTTGATGACATCAATTTATAACAAACTGGTGTGATGAGCATGGAGAAGAGAATATCGTCAAtaaagtatgagattgagaaattCACCGGTGTGAATGATTTAAGTTtgtggcgcttgaagatgaaAGCCATACTGGTTCAGCAGGGTTTATTAGAAGCGTTGAAAGGATCGAAGAAGATGGGCGTTGCCCTATCGGAGAAGACGATGATAATCAAGAAAGCCCATAACGCCATTttattgagccttggtgataaggttctccGACAGGTTTCGAAAGAGAAAACTGCAGTTGGTGTATGGACGAAACTCGAAGGTTTGTACATGGAGAAATCGTTGGTCAATCATCTCTACTTGAAGCAAGTattgtattcattcaagatgagtgaagacaaagtcTTGGCTGAGCAGCTGGATACATTTaacaagttgattcttgatcttgagAATACCGAGGTCAAGATTGATAATGAAGAACAAGTATTGTTGTTGTGTGCTTTACCTAAGTCTTATGCTCATTTCAAAtaaactctcttgtatggaagagatTCTTTGACCTTTGAAGATAATCAATCATCCTTGTACTCTAAGGATTTGAACAAACGAAAGGAGCATAAACCATCTTCAGTTGGCAAAGGATTTCCTTTTAAAGGAAAATTCTTGAAGAAAGATGGTAGGTTTATGAAGAAGATGGGTAAAGTTCTACATAAATCTTATGGTGGTAATGCTCCTTCTATTAAGTGTTATCACTGTAAGAAGGAGGGTCATACAAGAAAAGTATGCCCTCATCGTCTGAATAATCATGGTGGAAAGGATAATGGTAATACAACCATTGTGTAAGATGGTTATGAATCATCTGATGTCCTGGTGGTTTCAAGCAGCGACTCTAGAAATGAGTGGATTATATATTCACGTTGTACTTGGAACATGACTCCAAACAAGGATGTGTTTGAGGaattatgtgatcaagatggtggatcaGTGTTGTTGGGAAACAACAAAGCATGCAAAATTGCAGGTATTAGATCTGTGAGATTCAAGCTTCATGATGAATTAATAAGGTTATTGATTGATGTCATGTATGTACTTGATATTAAGAGGAAATTTATTTCTCTTGGTGAATTAGACAAGAAAGGATACGTTTTCGTAGGAGAGCAAAGTATCCTAAGGGTGATGAAGGGGTCAAAGGAAGTCTTGAGAGGCGTGAAGAAACAATGATTGTATACCCTTGAGACTGGGGTTGTAAGTGGTTTAGCAGATGCGGCATCTATAAAACCTATGTCGAAAACTGAGCTATGGAACAAGAGACTTGTCCATGTCAGTGAAAGAGGCATGGTCGAATTGTCGAAACAAAATCAAATGTGTGGTGACAAGGTCGAAAAACTGGATTTTTGTGAACCTTGTGTATTTAGAATAAAGTTTAACAAAGATAAACAAAGAgcacatggatcccttgattaaTTCATGATGATCTTTGGGGGGGTGCAACAAATCCTTCACACTCAGGTGCAAAGTATTTCCTATCCATAGTGATGATTATTTtagaaagttatgggtattcattCAGAAAGgtaaggatgaaacttttgaaaatttcaaaagttggaagaccTTGGTCGAAAACCAAATTGGTAGGAAGGTTAAGAGGTTGAGGACTAGAAATGGTCTTGAATTTTGTAATGAGGCTTTTGATAGCTATTATGTTGGGTCTGGCATTGCAAGGCACATAACTACGATAGGAACTCCCCAAACAAAATGGTTTGGCTGAAAGGTTTAATCGAACCATTCTGGAAAGGGTTAGATGCATGATGGTTAGTGTTGGATTGAAGAAGGTGTTTCAGGCAGAAGTTGTTGTGACTGCAACATACCTGATATATAGGTGCCCCTCGACTGCCCTTAGGATGAAAACACCGGAAGAAGTATGGTCGAAATATCCACCTAATCTCGACAGACTTAGAGTATTTAGTTGTTTAGCCTATGCTCACATTAAGCAAGACAAGGTTGAATCTAGAGCTCTAAGATGTATGTGTCTTGGATACCctgaaggagtcaaagcttataggtTGTGGTGCCTAAATCCAGGTCACATGAGGTGTATTACAAgtcgagatgtagttttcaatgaagtAGAAATGGCGTTCAAGAAAACTGATGATGTTGGTCGAAGTACCAAGATCTCTGAAGAAGAGATGGAATAGGAAGAAATTCTTGTTGAGGTGGAGCATGTTGATGCTGAATTGCATAACCCAGATGAAGTCGAAGAAGAAGCAAAAGTTGTTGTCGAAGCTAAGGAAACTGATAATAACTACCTGCTGGCAAGAGACAGGTCGAGAAGATAGCAAATTCAATATCGAAGGATTTTTCGACTATGATTATGCATGATGTATGGATTCTAGAAAATATATTTCTAGATATGTGCTCACTATGTTTGGCACAACACTTAGTTGGAAAGCAACGCTTCAAAATGTTGTTGCCTTATCAATCAATTAAGCATAATACATTACCTTCACTGAAGTTGTGGaagaagcattgtggcttgaagTTTTTGCTAAGAAGATGAAACTTCAAGGTCAAGTTATCACtattaaatgtgatagtcaaagtgcaATACATATGTCGAAGAATTCAGCCTATCATGAGTGAACCAAGCACGTCGATGTGAGGCTGCATTTTATCAGAGAGATAATCGAGTGTGGAGAAGTCCAAGTGCTGAAGGTTTTGACTTATGATAATGTTTCTAATATGATCTCCAAGACATTGTCAAGTGTCATACCTCAAAAAATACAATCCTTCGTGAGGCGCATCGCACGCTCGCGGAAAAAtattcgaacagagtcgccaccgaactttatttattccaatgaaggaataggaaaatattgaTACAACCTTTGAAAAGAACATGGTCGTTGAAACCATATTGAgtcgggagtcgattacgtaaaaggaatgtattagcacccatcatgtccgttgtactcaacgggaaccttttagttaaatttgcgattgaatgttagcttatgttaattattttcttcgagtaaattaaaagagaaaagagaaaagaaaaggggtcgcaatttttttttaattaatgtgTTTCACAAGATTGCGGATCTTGCTTCTACGTATCTCCAagtgcgatggagaactcaaggcatatgtagttctgggtagaaactgtttgtttgttggtcgattttagcgaaaacTATTTTGTGTCAATCAACGGAAATATTACTTAACCAAAACAGGTGAGGAGCAGACATTTGTATCACACaaaatggatttacaaatcaacattcacgGGAAAACGTCATTTATCTCAACTCAATATGTATGTGGACGAAGCGTTGTTTTGCATCGTTCCAAGAAGAAATATCTTtcgttttgaaaaaaaaaagattttgaaGATCAATCGCACGGCGACGAGAAAAGAGTTTGAGGTGTTGAATTTTTTTTAGGTGAATGACGAGCGTTCAATGAGAAAGAGATACGAGCCTCAAGATCAATCATTCGGGGTTCTACCGAAATGCTAGATTCGAACGGTCCTTTTTCATTCAAGGTATTTAAGAAATTTATTTGATGGACAAGGAAAGCTTGATAAGAACAAGATGCATGCCTTGAAATCAATTGTTCAAGGGTTCCATCGGAATGCTAGATTTCAATGGTCCTTTTTAGTCCAAAGTTATTAAGGGTTTTAAGACTGGAAGAAAAGAATGAACGGTTAGCCCAAAACTTGTGCCTCGGGATCGATCATTCGAGGGTTttgctggaatgctagattccaacagTCTTCTTCTTTCGtgtttattataaaaaaaaattgaatattGTATTTGGTTTAAGAAAAGTCACTCGATAGTTGATCGAGGTTTGATTCTTGTATGTTtgaaaatgacttgaaaataGTTTGAGATAACTTGAGAATAGTGAGATTTGAAAACTAACTTGACGTCATAACCAACCaccctaaaaaaaacttttttgGGACTCCTTTCcttttctattttcatttttaatcacCAGAAGAAAACAATTAAACATAAGCTAACATCTAATCGTAAGTTAAACTAAAATGTTCCCATTGAATACAACAAACGTGAGAGGTGTTAATAGTTTCtccttgtgtaatcgactcccgaatccaAATATGGTTACGATGACCATGTTcttttcaaaggttttatcgatatttttctattccttcattgaaataaataaagttcgatggagactctgttcgaacaacattttttcgCGAGCGTGCGATGCGCTTCGCGAATGATCATATTTTTCGACGTATGACACCAAGTTGCAAATTTTTCCACTGTATACAGTTGATAAAGCTGCAtgaagaaagctagtttgttcccTTGATGTTGTAGAGTTTGTTCTaaggtggagatttgtgagaatttggatcgaactctatggtagcttcttggttcgacaaaGGTTTAGCATGTAATCGAAATTTGTTCACAGACTTATTCTACATGCTGTAGTCGAAGTATGCTCAAGTACGCAGTAGTCAAAATGCTAGGTTTATTAGCATGTCAAATTGGACCTTTTGTTTAAACTCAAATTTTTAAATTAGCTTGTAGCTTAAATTAGCATAGTAGTCTATAAATAGACTAGATCTCTCAAGTTGTTAAGACATATTGGTTGTTGATATTCACTAGTAATCTTTCAACCCTAATGAAAAAGTAAAACAGTTACAATAAATCCTTAtgttttcttctttttcttccttttcttccttcttctttctctttttaaaatttaataaaatttattGTGCTTGTTAATTCACAACCACTGTTATTAAAGAGACATCATATTTATTATGTTGAAGTATGTATTCTAACAAAATATACTAACATATAAAACATTTATTATGTATTGTTTATATGTATTGATTGACATTTATTTGTCTCACTATAAAAGAACAGTCTTGTTCCAACAAAAGCTTCAAACTCCCACCATCCAAGATCACAACATGAATTATGCAGTTCTTCTAGTTTCCAAAGTCTTCTCATATTCTTCAATGGATTTGAAAAGCTCTGAGAAGTTACCTTTGCCAAAGCCACCACATCCTCCCTTTTGGTACTcttttccttcctcatccttcaACATGCATCCAACTCTCTGAATTATCTCTATGAATATAGTTGGCCTGCATATTTTACACAAGAGAAAATAAAACATTAACAATTTCATATAGTTTCACGAAGTAAACAATTTTGACATTTGAGATCATCGGCACAGACTAGATATTCATTTAATCAATTTTATAAACAATCTCGATCACTAAGGCCTCACTGTCAAGTCGAAGAGCATTATTACAACTCAAATACCCGAAAACATCCGACCAAAATACATGGTAAATCAATCAATTTAATTTCTATATGCTGAGTTGATTACTAAATTACTCCTACCTATTCTGACATTCTTCTAATACTATGCAGGGAAATTCCCACTATCGGTAAGGGAAAATGTGAATCAAATTGTAAGCAATATATGAACCAATATTTCTCCTAGAACATTACTGATAATTACTATATTATGAACTAGTTTTGAGTAGACCAAATCCAAACATCAAACAGGTTTAGGCCAATCCAGTTGAGGACCAATTATTGTTAGGCATGGTAAGGGAGTTTCTAAGGTTAGTTAGTTACACTTTATTATTGGATGAAAAAGCTAGGAGTATGATCATGCAATCATTTGGATagattttgaatttgatttgaatctAGAATAATATTTGACGAGACTTGACTTACTTGACTTATCTCCGACTAAACACCATAGTAGTCAACGGTCAGTTCTTCTGAAGAGTCGAATGGGTTAACCCAACATAAAAGTTTGATCATAATAAACTTTGTTAACAGAGATCATTGAGATCATGTGTACTACTTTCTTTGGTCCATGTTGTGCACAAGTAGTTCAGGACATCTTGCATCAATAGAGACTAATCTTTTTAAACCAAAAGATTAAAATGGATTTCTCCTTACATACACAAAATCAGAAATGGAATCTCTAACTATTCGCTTAAGTGACGAGAACTCTACTCTCATAGCTCAGGTCATCTTGTATGCGCGTAAAATCATCTGTCTAAAATTTTACGCAACACTGATCCAGCTATTGCAACGGCTCAGACACATTGCTGTAGAGAATCCAGACCCAAACTTGAACCCAAAAACAAACAATTCAACTTCATCCTAAAATTGAACTCAGGTGCTCCCATCAATTAGGTCTTAAGTAAAGCCTTTTTCAGTCGAATCACTTCATTATAATCTAAGTCGCTATGATAATAATGAAATCAATGAAATAATAAACAGAATCATATGATGAAAAAAAGAGGATATACCTATCTCCAACAGGCTTAGTGAAAATCTGAAGCAGAGTACCCTGATCATCTTTATCAACCAAAATCCCAAGCTTTTCACACTCCTTAATCTGTTCATCATTCAAAACATCTCCAACACGGTTCTTCAGATTCCGATAATAAGTAGGTGGAGGAGAAGGCATAAACTCAAACCCACCAACACCGCTTCTCTTCCTCATTTCTCTCAAAGTCTTGAATATATCTTCAGATTTCAAAGCCAAATGCTGTAAACCAGCACCTTCATTGTGCTCCAGATAAGTTTCTATCTGACTCTTCCTCTTGGTTCCATATACCGGTTCATTGATCGGAAGCAAAACTGTTTCCTCGTTGTTTGCTAGCACAGCCGAGTTCAACCCGCTGTCAGCTGTTCCGACGTCTTCAGCTGTAAACTCAGCGAATTCGTGAAAACCTGTGAATTCTTTTAGGTATTTTATAGCAGATGAAAGCTCCGGTACATTACCGACGGCGTGATCTAGTTGTCGTATTCCGAAGTCTAGCGACGAGTGAGAGGATTCATCTGATACTTGTTCGAAACCAGGGAGGAACCACTGGTCTGGGTTAGGTTCGGAGGTTTGGTTCGGGTTGTTGTAACTGACGTAGCGTAAAACGACGTCTCCGTAGAGACGGACTTCAGCGAGCTTGACGCGGTTGTCGAGGACGACGGGAGGAGACGACGGGATAGCACCGTGTGCGACGCTTGTGGTGAAGGCGACTTCAGCGTCTTCGACTTCGATAGCAACAGCGCGTACACCGAGGCCGTGGGAGGCGGAGAAGGCGAAACTGGTGGCGGCGTCGAAGGTGGGAATGGAAGCTGTTGAGGAAGAGGAAGAGAGTGAAATGGAAGGGGAGTAAGCGGCGGAGAAAAGGAAATTGAGGTTGCCGGAGCGGAGGAGGTATGAAGCGTGAGTTGAGTTTCCGGTGGAAAGGTCTGATTTAGCGACGATTGGCATTCCTAGTCCCCATGAGAACCGCCGCGCGGTGTTGGTTGCGTCGGCGCACCAGAACTCGACGTGGTGGAAGCGTTTCACTTTGAACCGGTCTGATTTCGGGTTGGTTCGGACGAAGTTTTTGTAGCCAACTAGTTTGAACCCGGTTTGGTTTTCTGTTTCGGTGCCCATGGAGATGATTGTGGTTGTTTCCGCGGTGAGTTTGTTGTTAGTGGTGTTGTTATTTTGGAAGCTGTGAGAAGTGACACGTGGAGGAATGTATTTGAGTTTTGTGTAGTTGCGTGGGAGAAATGGGGAGTGAGAGTGGATGGATGAGGAGATGAGGATGGAAGGAAAAAAGAGAAGGAAAGATGATATGAGTTGAAGTGGAAAAGAAAAAGACTTTCTATGGTTTTTATAGTTTTTTTTCTTGACCATCTAGATTTCTTTTATTAGTATAAACAAAAATGGTATGCAATGAGTTGATGTATCTACTTACAAACATCAATTTTTAGTTTAATATTCTATTTTAGATTTAAAATTCATTTTCATCCTTTAATTTGAAAAAATTAAATTCATCTTTTAACTTTTTTAAATGTATTTTTTCGATTCCTTTTTAagtgtttttttttttattttttatccctATCAAGAAAGTTAATCATTATGATCACTTTTCAAATAATAATTATTCTTTTATctataatatttttaattatttattatattaattttatttttttctctctataataattatttaggggtaattttgacaaaaatgCAATTAAGACTACCTTGAATTTTACAAGTGGCAATTAAAAAGGAACAAATTTACTTTAAAAAAGGAACGGAGAGAGTATTATATTAGACTTTTTTATcatattaatatttttttatcaaattaataACAAATTTAAtgattaattttcaattttttcatTCTTAATTAGAAAAAGAAAATTAATATAGTACATTTTTAAAAACTAATGGATATTTATGGAGAAAAAAAATAAGTTAAGTAAAAAGAATCCTAAATTTAAAATTTGAGaacaaaaaaattaagtttggggcattttttttatatttctttTTATGAAAGGatattaatttataattttttactcaaattatttttttatttttttaaatttaaattattattctagattttttttgaaataaccaatttttgcaaattatatatcaaaataattatattttttatttatttatctaaCTAAACATGTTTCAAGAGGTGGAGGAGTCAATCCTTATGACACATGTATTGGATTTTTACAGATGAAACATCACTGTAATTGTTGCATGCATGTAAAAAACTAAAGGAATAGCCACGTGCACTGGACGCATACatgtaaaaataaataaatgagtaATCACATGCAATGACGCATGCTCCTACATTTGCAAGGATGCTTCATGATGAATGACATCTATTTATAACTAAcattttaattttgattttcaaaaaaagttataaaaattataaaatatctaaaataacattttaaaaataattatataaactaaaaaaaaaattaaaaattctTTGCAAAAAAATTTTCAACAAAAATGTTATactataaaaattatttaaaaaaaactaaaacaaaCATACTTATTCTCTAGTCTTAGAAGAAATACTTGCACCATTTTGCATAAAATTTGTAAATTTAAAATATAACAATAAgtaatttaaaaacaaaatttttatttataaatattaaaatCAACTATATAACTggaaaaaaaatatatcaaaacTATTTAAATAGTCATTCTCTTCTCTGTTACATTAATTTACATTATTAAAATGTTAAACTAGTATTTAATTAAGAGAAATGGTATTCTTACACTAT includes these proteins:
- the LOC127117777 gene encoding 4-hydroxyphenylpyruvate dioxygenase — protein: MGTETENQTGFKLVGYKNFVRTNPKSDRFKVKRFHHVEFWCADATNTARRFSWGLGMPIVAKSDLSTGNSTHASYLLRSGNLNFLFSAAYSPSISLSSSSSTASIPTFDAATSFAFSASHGLGVRAVAIEVEDAEVAFTTSVAHGAIPSSPPVVLDNRVKLAEVRLYGDVVLRYVSYNNPNQTSEPNPDQWFLPGFEQVSDESSHSSLDFGIRQLDHAVGNVPELSSAIKYLKEFTGFHEFAEFTAEDVGTADSGLNSAVLANNEETVLLPINEPVYGTKRKSQIETYLEHNEGAGLQHLALKSEDIFKTLREMRKRSGVGGFEFMPSPPPTYYRNLKNRVGDVLNDEQIKECEKLGILVDKDDQGTLLQIFTKPVGDRPTIFIEIIQRVGCMLKDEEGKEYQKGGCGGFGKGNFSELFKSIEEYEKTLETRRTA